The genomic region TCCAGGACCAACGCCCTGCCTATGCCGCTGGAGGCCCCGGTTATGACAGCTGTCATGGGGCGGTCCCTCCGGGGCCGACTAAAAAGCTGAACCGTGCCCCCGACCGGTCTCTTGGGATCCTGTTCAATGCTCACCATCATGATAATTTTAATAAGATCTCCAATATCATGAAATAATTTTTCTTTATGATCAATATCTATTGTGCTTTTTATATATTATTCAATTTTTGTGAATTTACTTGAATAAAAGTCAAGTCACCTGCATTTCGTGTGAAAACTTATTTAGGAGTGGGGCGCGCTGATGGGGGTGTCCGCTTGGAGAAACTCGATGAGGTGGACCTGGCCATACTCAAGATCCTGCAGGAGGACTGCAAGAAGAATATAGGGGAGATCTCCGAGATGCTTAACGTCCCTAAATCCACGGTTCACTACAGGATAAGCAGGCTGGAGAAGCTCGGGTTCATAGAGGGATGCTACGCTAGGGTCAACCCAGAGAAGCTCGGGAGGAGCCTCGTGGCGATAACCCTGGTCAGGGCGAGGTACAGGCCCGGGTATCACGAGAAGGTCGGGGATAAGATCAAGGAGCTTCCAGGAGTTTGGGCGGTCTACTTCGTATTCGGAGAGACGGATTTCGTCGTCCTCCTGCGCGTGGGGGACGTCAGGGAGCTCATGGGGGTCATAGAGCAGATGATGAGCATGGAGGAGATCGAGAGGACCTCCACGATGATAGTAGCTAAGGTGATAAAGGAGGATCCGAAGATAGAAATTTATTAAAAAATGAGGGATCACCTCAGGCTCACATAAATTTCCTCCATTTCCCGCCACTCGCCCCCATTTTTCCTCCATCTCCCCCTTATCGAGATCCCCTGGAGGTAGAGGTCGGTGACCACCTCGAGCTCCCTGGTGGTCGATCCCGGGAGCCTCAGGCTGAACCTCTGCAGTGAGCCGCCCTGAGGAG from Candidatus Korarchaeota archaeon NZ13-K harbors:
- a CDS encoding Lrp/AsnC family transcriptional regulator, with protein sequence MEKLDEVDLAILKILQEDCKKNIGEISEMLNVPKSTVHYRISRLEKLGFIEGCYARVNPEKLGRSLVAITLVRARYRPGYHEKVGDKIKELPGVWAVYFVFGETDFVVLLRVGDVRELMGVIEQMMSMEEIERTSTMIVAKVIKEDPKIEIY